The following are encoded together in the Buteo buteo chromosome 24, bButBut1.hap1.1, whole genome shotgun sequence genome:
- the CLINT1 gene encoding clathrin interactor 1, which yields MLNMWKVRELVDKATNVVMNYSEIESKVREATNDDPWGPSGQLMGEIAKATFMYEQFPELMNMLWTRMLKDNKKNWRRVYKSLLLLAYLIRNGSERVVTSAREHIYDLRSLENYHFVDENGKDQGINIRQKVKEMVEFAQDDDRLREERKKAKKNKDKYIGVSSDSVGGFRYSERYDPEPKSKWDEEWDKKTAFPFSDKLGELSDKIGSTIDDTISKFRRKDREDSPERCSDSDEEKSRRGKSPKAEFKDEEETVTTKHIHITQATETTTTRHKRTANPSKTIDLGAAAHYTGDKASPEQNVAAHTAQSTAKASVPSGSKSSNDLVDLLFDGTSQPVSTGGSTDPFGGFADFSSAAASASFPSSQGTATSGNGDFGDWSAFSQASPCPSASSGELFSSTVQQPAIELFSSSQPASGQPPTASNSTDLFDLMGPSQTTMTSSQSMNFSMMSSNAVGISLPMSRSQPLQSVNTMMPKPNPLYNASTEMVQKNASKTLPSTWSDPSVNISLDNLVPGMQPSKPQQPSLNTMMQQQNMQQPMNVMTQNFAAVNLSPQPNMMPVRPQTSPLMGGPIPVGMGMPSVMSGTMGMTSMGPTPMMNQGMMGINMNMGVPATGMGLTGTIGMGVPNIAMTSLTPGTVQPKQDAFANFANFSK from the exons caCCAATGTGGTTATGAATTATTCAGAAATAGAGTCTAAGGTTCGAGAAGCAACCAATGATGATCCGTGGGGACCTTCGGGGCAACTCATGGGAGAGATTGCCAA GGCTACATTTATGTATGAACAGTTTCCAGAACTTATGAACATGCTTTGGACTCGAATGctgaaagacaataaaaagaaCTGGAGGAGAGTTTATAAG tcTTTGCTGCTCCTAGCTTACCTCATAAGGAATGGATCAGAGCGTGTTGTTACAAGTGCCAGAGAACACATTTATGATTTGCGATCCCTGGAAAATTACCACTTTGTAG ATGAAAATGGCAAAGACCAAGGTATAAACATACGCCAGAAGGTAAAAGAAATGGTTGAATTTGCTCAAGATGATGATCGACTTcgggaagaaagaaagaaagcaaagaagaacaAAGACAAATACATTGGGGTTTCTTCGGACAGTGTTGGAGGGTTCAGATACA GTGAAAGATATGATCCTGAGCCCAAGTCAAAATGGGATGAAGAATGGGataaaaaaacagcttttccatTCAGCGATAAGTTAGGTGAGCTGAGCGACAAAATTGGAAGCACGATCGATGATACCATCAGCAAGTTCCGAAGGAAAGATAGAGAAGACTCTCCAGAAAGGTGCAG tgacagtgatgaagaaaaatcaagaagagGTAAATCTCCCAAAGCTGAATTCAAAGATGAAGAGGAGACAGTGACAACGAAACACATTCATATTACACAAGCTACAGAAACTACCACCACCAGACACAAACGCACAGCAAATCCTTCAAAAACCATTGACTtgggagcagcagcacattATACAGGGGATAAAGCAAGTCCAGAACAAAATGTTGCTGCTCATACTGCACAGTCAACAGCAAAG GCTTCTGTACCCTCTGGCAGCAAGTCATCTAATGACCTGGTTGATCTGTTGTTTGATGGAACTAGCCAGCCAGTCTCAACAG GTGGATCAACTGACCCATTTGGAGGATTTGCTGATTTtagttcagctgctgcttcagcaaGTTTCCCATCATCACAAG GTACAGCAACAAGTGGAAATGGAGACTTTGGTGACTGGAGTGCCTTCAGCCAAGCTTCTCCTTGTCCCAGTGCTTCATCTGGAGAGCTCTTCAGCAGCACGGTACAGCAGCCAGCTATAGAGCTCTTCAGTAGCTCACAGCCAGCTTCTGGCCAGCCTCCAACTGCTTCAAATTCTACTGACCTTTTTGATTTGATGGGCCCCTCTCAGACAACCATGACCTCTTCACAAAGTATGAATTTCTCTATGATGAGCTCCAATGCTGTGGGCATCAGTTTACCCATGTCAAGGTCACAG cctCTGCAGAGCGTGAACACTATGATGCCGAAGCCTAACCCTCTTTATAATGCAAGCACAGAGATGGTCCAGAAGAATGCAAGCAAAACTCTACCCTCAACTTGGTCAGATCCCAGTGTAAATATCAGTTTGGACAATTTAGTACCTGGGATGCAGCCTTCCAAACCCCAGCAGCCATCACTTAATACCATGATGCAGCAACAAA ATATGCAACAACCTATGAATGTCATGACTCAAAACTTTGCAGCCGTGAACCTCAGTCCTCAGCCTAACATGATGCCTGTTCGACCCCAGACAAGCCCACTGATGGGAGGGCCCATTCCTGTGGGGATGGGAATGCCCAGTGTGATGTCAGGTACGATGGGAATGACCTCCATGGGACCCACGCCTATGATGAACCAGGGAATGATGGGAATAAACATGAACATGGGAGTGCCAGCTACAGGAATGGGTTTGACGGGCACAATAGGAATGGGGGTACCCAATATCGCTATGACCTCTCTGACACCTGGGACTGTACAACCCAAGCAAGATGCCTTTGCAAATTTTGCCAATTTTAGCAAATAA